A part of Oncorhynchus clarkii lewisi isolate Uvic-CL-2024 chromosome 17, UVic_Ocla_1.0, whole genome shotgun sequence genomic DNA contains:
- the LOC139370607 gene encoding calpain-2 catalytic subunit-like produces MSGMASNLAKKRALAAGFGTNANAVKYLNQDFEALRAQCLSRGGLFSDPTFPAAPESLGFNELGPGSYKTRAVQWKRPGELCSSPEFIVGGATRTDICQGALGDCWLLAAIASLTLNEDVMARVVPVGQSFGESYAGIFHFQFWQFGEWVDVVVDDRLPTKDGELLFVHSAEGSEFWSALLEKAYAKVNGCYEALSGGSTTEGFEDFTGGIAENYDLRKPPPNMFQIIKKAIESGALLGCSIDITSAADSEAVTRQKLVKGHAYSLTGAVEVTYRGRKEKLIRIRNPWGQVEWTGAWSDSSSEWNSVDDSERQNVKADDGEFWMSFTEFLRHYSRIEICTLTPDTLTDDSVKHWSVCNYDGSWRKGSTAGGCRNHAYTFWMNPQFVIRLDEEDDDPDDNEVGCSFVVGLIQKNRRRLRKVGEDMHTIGFAIYEVRKFHGQREVHLDKNYFLTHAQKARSETFVNLREVSTRFKMPPGEYLIVPSTFEPHLNGDFCIRVFSEKQTETRPCDDPVKADLDDETVSDAEVDAGFRGLFTKLAGDDMEISAAELKTIMNKIVSKRTDIKTDGFSLETCRIMVNLMDDSGNGKLGLGEFATLWKKVQKYLGIYKKNDMDNSGTMSTPEMRMALKEAGFTLNNGIYQILVARYAEPDMTIDFDNFVACLMRLDMMFRVFMKIDAHDSGSIELDFHQWLTFTMI; encoded by the exons ATGTCTGGAATGGCGTCTAACCTAGCTAAAAAGCGGGCATTGGCTGCAGGGTTTGGCACTAATGCTAATGCGGTGAAATATCTCAATCAGGATTTTGAAGCGCTTAGGGCGCAATGTTTAAGTCGAGGAGGGCTATTCTCGGATCCAACTTTCCCAGCCGCACCCGAATCTTTGGGCTTTAATGAACTCGGACCAGGCTCGTACAAAACTAGAGCAGTGCAATGGAAAAGGCCAGGA GAGTTGTGCTCAAGTCCAGAGTTCATTGTTGGAGGAGCCACCAGAACAGACATCTGTCAAGGAGCTCTAG gtGACTGTTGGCTTTTAGCTGCCATTGCCTCTTTGACACTCAATGAAGATGTCATGGCTAGAGTGGTCCCCGTTGGACAGAGCTTTGGGGAAAGTTACGCTGGCATTTTTCATTTTCAG TTTTGGCAGTTTGGGGAGTGGGTGGATGTTGTCGTTGATGACAGGCTGCCCACAAAAGATGGAGAGCTGCTGTTTGTTCACTCAGCTGAGGGCTCAGAGTTCTGGAGTGCACTGCTGGAGAAGGCCTACGCCAA GGTGAATGGCTGCTACGAGGCCCTGTCTGGGGGCTCCACCACTGAGGGCTTTGAGGACTTCACTGGGGGCATTGCAGAGAACTACGACCTGAGGAAACCCCCTCCGAACATGTTCCAGATTATTAAGAAGGCAATTGAGTCAGGGGCTCTGCTTGGCTGCTCCATTGAC ATAACCAGCGCTGCTGATTCTGAGGCAGTCACACGACAGAAGCTGGTGAAAGGGCATGCCTACTCCCTAACAGGGGCAGTTGAG GTGACCTATCGTGGCCGTAAGGAGAAGCTGATCAGGATACGTAACCCTTGGGGTCAAGTGGAGTGGACAGGGGCTTGGAGTGACAG CTCCTCAGAGTGGAACTCCGTTGATGATTCAGAGCGCCAGAACGTCAAAGCTGATGATGGAGAATTCTG GATGTCATTTACAGAGTTCCTGCGGCATTACTCTCGCATAGAGATTTGCACTCTGACCCCAGATACACTAACGGATGACTCTGTGAAGCACTGGAGTGTGTGTAACTATGATGGTAGCTGGAGGAAGGGTTCCACTGCTGGGGGGTGCAGGAACCACGCCT ACACCTTCTGGATGAACCCCCAGTTTGTGATCAGGCTGGATGAGGAGGACGATGACCCTGATGATAACGAGGTGGGCTGCAGCTTCGTGGTGGGCCTGATCCAGAAGAACCGGCGCCGGCTGAGGAAAGTAGGCGAAGACATGCACACCATTGGCTTCGCCATCTATGAGGTGAGGAAG TTTCATGGTCAGAGGGAGGTTCACCTGGACAAGAATTATTTCCTGACACATGCTCAAAAGGCCCGGTCTGAGACCTTCGTCAACCTTCGGGAGGTTAGCACCCGCTTCAAAATGCCCCCCGGGGAGTACCTCATTGTGCCCTCCACCTTCGAGCCGCACCTAAATGGTGACTTCTGCATCCGTGTTTTCTCAGAGAAGCAGACTGAGACTCG ACCATGTGACGATCCTGTCAAGGCAGACTTAGATGAT gaGACTGTATCTGATGCTGAAGTCGACGCAGGATTTAGAGGCTTGTTTACAAAGCTTGCAGGAGAT GACATGGAGATCTCTGCAGCAGAGCTGAAAACCATCATGAATAAGATTGTCTCCAAAC GAACTGACATCAAAACAGATGGCTTCAGTCTTGAAACCTGTAGAATCATGGTCAACCTCATGGAT gACAGTGGGAATGGAAAATTGGGCCTTGGGGAATTCGCTACTCTGTGGAAGAAAGTGCAGAAATACCTG GGTATCTATAAGAAGAATGACATGGACAATTCAGGCACCATGAGTACTCCAGAGATGCGTATGGCCCTGAAAGAAGCAG GCTTCACTTTGAACAATGGCATTTATCAGATCCTCGTGGCTCGCTACGCTGAGCCAGACATGACCATCGACTTTGATAACTTTGTGGCCTGCCTTATGCGTCTGGATATGATGTTCA GGGTCTTTATGAAGATTGATGCTCATGACAGTGGCTCCATTGAGCTCGACTTCCATCAG TGGCTAACATTTACGATGATCTAG